The genomic DNA AGTTCTTAGTCTGCTAGTGAAGATGAAGGTTGTGAGCTATTCATGGTATTCTGATGCAGCTACAGTGGAAGAAAATTTTATGTCCTTGACcaaaatttccaagaaaatttggaaaactgGTTCCAATCATGATATTGTGGTTTGCTTTAAAGAGAACTTGTTTACAGCTTTGGGTAATGAGGTGCCAGATGATAGGTTGTTTGTCTTTATCCCAACCTAAATTCAGCTTGAACTGCAATGCTTGAATGCCAGGGATTGGATTGTTTTTCCATGATATGATTCCTCCTGCTGCCAACCAAGTCCACGTAGTGCTCAGTTGGCACATGTGGTTATGTAGTCCATGAATGTCTTGATGGAATAAGAAAATGGAGAACAGCTTTTAATGTTCCCATCAACCTGGATTATTGATACTTATTCCTTAATGCATCAGAGGCTGTTGGTGGTCAACCTCATTCCATATATTACCATAGTTGTTCATCTATTTCCAGGATCATGCCTTCTAAAACATTTTAGATGTGTTTTCAGCATTCAAAAACGTGTAATTTCTTTATGTTACATTGTTCTTGTGGTCATACCTGCACTTGTGTCATAGGGTGCTTCCAGATGGAGACAACATATTGAAGGAACTTATCTCAGCTTCAAATCATAtccttacatttttataatgTGATTCCTCAGCCACATTTTGCCCTTCAAGAATTTTATAGGATCTTTTAGGTTTATTTAGCAAGTTACAAAGAATTCATCAAATGGATCTAATTTTTGCTGAATTATTGAGCTTTAGGGTTCTGGTCATGAGAAGTTAGAGAGTAGACCTTTCTCCTTTATCTTGGTTTGATCTATAAGGATGAGTTAATTTTCTCTATagttagaaataattttgacatCATTGCAAATTTAAAAGAGCATGTTATGCATGTAAACTCGGTATGTGGAGATATTTGATGAAGGAAAAGCTTGTAAAGTAAGAAGAGCATGTTGGTCTTCAGTTTAGTGCAATAAATTCTCGATCTTAcaaaacaattataaattaaaaataaataaataaaagaaacagCTAAAAATTTACAGATATTATCCAATGTTTTTAAttgacaaaaaatttatttatatattttggatcTGTGTTGCAGGAGGAACTTGTTGAACGTATTGGATTTTCTCAAGAAACCAAATGCTAGCATGCTTGTATCTGGAACAAGGGACCGTGTGAATTTGTACGAAAAGTTTAGGAAGGCTATTGAGGCTACTTTCCCTGGTACTATTGATCAGTTGATGTCAAAGGCTGAGGAAAAGAAATCTCAACCGAAGAAGCTGACCTTTTGGGAATCTGTATCAGATTCCAATGTGGGTGCTTTCAAGTTTTCATTTTAAACTGAGTCCAACTAAGGGAAATAATAGGAGAAGAACTATAGTATTTAAATCTATCATTGTAACATTGGAGAGTTTCTACTCTTTCTCCCATTCCAAGTTGCAAACTGGGAAGGGTGATTGAGAAACAGTTTTGACATTGATAGTATCATTGCTgtaatttgatcattttttttacaatttaaatGGCATTTTGTTCTAGCAGTCTTATCATATAGCTTCAACATTCCCAtgaaacaagaaaaaggaaatcatcagaaaTATGGAAAACATTACCAATAAATTTCTGCATTCCACCAGTGATACAGACCTTGAACTGTGATATACAGGATCCTGATACCCAGATTAACTTGACTAAACTGGAAAGCTGGAGTATGGAGAAAGTTCAGTTTCTATTTGTCGTGAATGGTTTTGCCGCATTTAGTTGTTCCAAGGCAATGCAGATCCTGGAAATTGTTCCTAAAACCCTTATTGCTCATGCCGGTTTCACTTGCCAGCTCTGGGGTTTTTGGGTTCCTAAGGTCTACTCTGAATATGGTCTGAGAAAAATATAGCTTTTTACCTCGTTGGTTGCAAACAATGAGTAGCAGCAGTATTGGAAGTTCTGTATTCAAGACACTGAGATTAAAGAACCCAAAGCTTTTCTCCTTAGAAACTTGCTCCAATCTCACTCACTTGAAAATCATCCATGCTCATATGATCAGAACACATATCATCTGCGATGTGTTCGCAGCCAGCCGCCTGATTGCCTTCTGCGTAGACCCCAGTTCTGGAACAAGCTTAATTGACTATGCATCACGAATCTTCTCACAGATTCAAAACCccaatctcttcatcttcaatGCCATGATCCGGGGTCATTCAGGGAGCAAAAACCCAGATCAGGCCTTCcatttttatgtccagttgcaACGCCAAGGCCTCCTTCCTGATAACCTGACCTTCCCATTTTTGGTCAAGTCATGTACCAAATTGCACTGCATATCCATGGGTTCTCAAGCCCACGGTCATATCATCAAACATGGGTTTGAAAAAGATGTTTATGTTCAAAATTCTCTTGTTCATATGTATGCTACATTTGGGGATACAGAAGCAGCAACCCTTATCTTTCAGAGAATGTACTATGTGGATGTTGTCTCTTGGACTTCCATGATCAGGGGCTTCAACAAATGTGGAGATGTGGAATCTGCCCGCAAGTTATTTGATCAAATGCCGGAGAAGAACTTAGTTACATGGAGTACAATGATCAGTGGCTATGCCCAGAATAAACATTTTGATAAAGCTGTGGAATTGTTTAAAGTTCTTCAGTCACAAGGAGTGCGAGCAAATGAGACGGTCATGGTGAGTGTGATATCTTCATGTGCTCATTTAGGTGCTCTTGAACTGGGGGAAAGAGCACATGATTATGTAGTCAAGAATGGCATGACTCTGAATCTGATCCTGGGAACAGCTCTTGTAGACATGTATGCCAGGTGTGGGAGCATTGATAAGGCTGTTCGGGTTTTTGAAGATCTGCCAGAAAGAGACACTTTAAGTTGGACTGCTCTGATAGCTGGACTAGCTATGCATGGTTACTCTGAGAGATCGCTCAAGTACTTTGCAACGATGGTGGAAGCAGGGCTAACCCCAAGGGACATCACCTTTACTGCAGTATTATCAGCTTGCAGCCATGGTGGCCTGGTTGAAAGAGGCTTCCAGATTTTTGAGTGCATGAAAAGAGACTACAGGGTTGAACCTAGGTTGGAGCACTATGGATGTATGGTGGATCTTCTAGGCCGAGCAGGGAAGTTGGAGGAAGCTGAGAATTTTGTCCTCAAAATGCCTGTGAAGCCTAATGCCCCTGTTTGGGGGGCATTGCTTGGGGCCTGTAGGATTCATAAAAATGCAGAAATTGGGGAAAGGGTGGGGAAGATATTGGTCCAGTTGCTGCCACAACACAGCGGGTATTATGTTCTTCTGTCAAACATTTATGCAAATGCAAAGGAGTGGGAGAAAGTGACAGAGATGAGGCAAATGATGAAAGCCAAAGGATTGAAGAAACCGCCGGGTCACAGCCTGATTGAGTTGGATGGGAGAGTCCACAAGTTCACGATTGGAGATAGCTCACACCCTGAAATAGACAAGATTGAGAGAATGTGGGAAGAGATTCTGATGAGGATAAGGGCAGCAGGGTACAGGGGGAATACTGCAGATGCATTGTTCGACATAGATGAGGAGGAGAAGGAGAGTGCTCTTCACAGGCATAGTGAGAAGCTAGCCATTGCGTTTGGGATGATGAGGAGTGAAGCAGGAACACCAATTCGGATAGTGAAGAACTTGAGAGTATGTGAGGACTGCCACACAGCTACCAAGCtgatttcaaaagtatttgggaGAGAGTTGATTGTGAGAGACCGAAACAGATTCCACCATTTCAGACAAGGTTTGTGTTCTTGCATGGATTACTGGTAGAAGTTTGAATCCATACTATTCAGTAGCCACATCTTCCAAGCTCAATCCAAACTCTATTTCAGCATCTCTCTCTCAACCACCAGCCCCATTCTTCTCCCATACCTTATAATGAGGGGAGCAGGCAATTGATCAGCAACATAtagttgaaacttgaaacaaCAGCTCATTGTTGGATCTCCACTTGACAGATGATAACAGGATGTTATACAGGAGAAAGACAAGCTGATGATAAGAACCATTGCCATATTTCACGCCTTTTAAAAAGGCAGAATGCATGAAAGAAGTCACAACAGCATCTGGAATTCCAAATGCATATGTGCTTTCTTGTATGCCTTCACCTGTTGCTCCTTGGGTATCGGATTTCTGGCCAACAGTCTCAACTGCAGCATTTAGGGCAATTGAAGTCGGCTCGTTGCAAAACTGCACACACACAGAAtgtaattttattcttattaaccAGCAGCTGGTAATGCTATATATAGCCATAAAATATGCCAACGCATGTATCTAATGACATGGTTCTCagtaaaataaataactgaAAGCTAAAGCTCGTGGTTATGTCTTTATTCTTCTACCATTACTGCAACTTTTTGTGGTGAGATCAGGGTTGTTAGAGAAAATAATCAGGCACAGTGACAAGATTTGACATGCCTAGCTTCAAAGCTCCTCCCTTCAGAACCCATGGTTGCAGATATACTGAATATTATCCATGGTGGAATGTACGCATCCTTGATTTCAATGCTATAGGAGAGACCAGCAGAAACACTTCCATTTGCTTCGTCTTCCATGTTGGATCCCTTAAGAGGAAAACATGATCAGCTCTCTTCAACTCCCTGCACCTCACCTGCAAAACAAGGTCACTACTGAAATTCCAAGCATCCACCCCAATGGAATTGGCAAGGAAAAACAAGCAACTAAAATTAACCATACTAAATATTTATCTTTgtacaaatattaaaatctaTAAAGAACAATTTTGCTCCAATTTCAAAGGATGACAACTCTCCTTCCAAGGTAATCCTATAAAAGAAAAGCAATGTACTCTGAGTAGGTTATGGTAATTAGTACATGACAAGGGCACTGATACGTGCATTGTCCCTCTTTGTGTCAGATGCAGATACAAGCATAGGGAGAATTCAGTGACCCTACTTGATGAAACTTTGAGAACACAAAGCAGCAGCAAGGAAGCACTTGCCTTTAGATGGTTCAAAGTTTTGAGCTAcccccacccatatgcacagAAATAGTTTGGACATATTTTCAATATGGTGAATACAGTAGAGGAACATCCACACTAGTCAAGGAGGTCAAGAAAGATCTGAAAACAACCATAAGAAATGAAGAACCGCTGACAAGATAAAAGAGAACAGATATAGACAAAGTACCTAACTAGAGATACTTAGTTCTTCAGACAATAGCTATTTACATGGTTCTAAGTCAAGGTGTAGGTCACTGACTAGGAGGGTCCCAAGGTGTATCGGTATATCGGCTTGGTATCGGACGATacgtaaaataagctaattagaaaattaaaaaaattattaaaaatattatgtaaattatcgaaaaaaatatatacaattaaataagctcaaaaaattaatagaataaaattgtctcacatttaacattatttaaatagttgtAAAACTATCCgttcaaagttatttatgataatgctaataaaagaaaattattttattttaaatataataatatttttactaacaagcatacaatacaataatcaatttCATGTTGAATGATGAGggggttcaaaatcatcatatttaGTCGTGCGACGAGTATACAAATTGGGATGGTAATTCCCATAGTAAGGATATGGTTGaaaaagttgttcataactcgaATATATTAGCTAagatgattggcttgatgatccataatcaggaaattgattcaaatataaatgtaatttctctataccatgtaaatgcatacccttcaatccgtattattaaatcattacttttatatacatgattatttgaaaaaaaaaattgttttaaataattattaattttctaatgtaatttaattttgcaatattgtaaaataaaaacataaattaaaaatagaatatctataccatataaagtttacaatataaatatattttatattaagaaatataatttctataccatacaaaaataatttagtgaaccaatttattgttttgataattattgatttcctattgtaatttaattgtagaatattataaaataaaaatctacatgatataatgaagtaaaattgattcaaatataaacgTAATTTCTCCATACCATGTGAATGCATACCCTTCAGTctatattattaaatcattacttttatagttatgattatttgaaaaaaaaaatgttttaaataattattaattttctaatgtaatttaattttgcaatattataagataaaaacataaattaaaaatacaatatctataccatataaagtttaccatataaatgtattttatattaagaaatataatttttataccatgcaaaaataatttaatgaaccaatttattgttttgataattattgatttcctattgtaatttaattgtaaaatattataaaataaaaaatctacatgatataatgaagtaaaattgattcaaatataaatgtaatttctctataccatgtaaatgcatacccttcaatccgtattattaaatcattacttctatagttatgattatttgaaaaaaaaattgttttaaataattattaattttctaatgtaatttaattttgcaatattataagataaaaacataaattaaaaatacaatatctataccatataaagtttaccatataaatgtattttatattaagaaatataatttctataccatacaaaaataatttagtgaaccaatttaatattataagataaaaaattacataatttaataaattaaagatataatctctatataaaataaaaacattataaatatatttaatatcatcataatattatcattatgaattctccaatttcatataaacattactttccaattcttcaatttcATAACATTACATCTAAACATTACTTTACACCGCATACatgaatttcctaattttaccaatttaaatacatgtaaatcaatttaatattataaaataaaaattacataatttaataaattaaaaatataatctcaacataataaggtaaatcaaattttaaatatatttttaattgattcaaattatgcaattttttttttaatctaatatcaaattatgaatgaaattagccaacaaaatataatttaccaatttatataatttgattcaataaattaaaaatataatctcaacGTGGTGTGACTGTGTGGTAGTGTGGGTGTGTTGATTTAAATAAGGTAAATCAAATTTTACCTATACcaatatatatttcctttttgttgGCTTGTCTTCCCTAAGGACCCAACGCACCACGATTTGCTGGTTATTTTCCCCAACACACCACGTTCTGCAGATTGTTGAACCTTCCCTAACACACTGACTGCTACCACACAACCACAATCGGAGGAAGGAGGGTTGCCTTGCCAATGTCCAGTCATCGTTGCGGCACCGGCGACACACCAAAGATCTACACTCCTGCAATAGTAAATTTAGCGTTAAGTAAGTAAATCTTCAACCGTGTCTCAtcctttgttgatttttctctttttaaaagcttttgaaagggtcacgagtttatttcaaatatgttttttttcttcttctcgtTTGATGTTGTGGTTGAAAGATTGGGTTCGTGAATCACAGATTCACGGGTGTTTTTTGTTTGCAGAGGAATATTTGATTTCTCTGAAAATCTTTGATTCTTGTTGTGATGGAAAATGAGAGGAAATCTTTcgattggtttttttttttttttttttaattgagttGGCCGATTAAACTTGGAATATCAGTCGAGTCATCCGAGTTTAACTGATTCAAGGCCAAGTTTGGGTATAAATCTGTATCTAATGTCGGACTCGTCGCGGCCGGCGTTGAGACGGATACAACTTGGTCGAGTCGTACTGGACTCGACCAATTTTTTGAACCCTACAAGGAACAACATTAGGAGAAGTAGGTCTACTCCTATAACTAAGAAGATATTGAtcatcaaattttggaaagaaaaaaaaaattgacatcaCATCAAACATGAAACTTATTGGAACTGCTCCTATTTTGTCTTTGCTGCtcataaatttgtcataaactGAATCCTTAGGAAAATCCCATTGAGGCAACTATAACAAGCAAGTGGTCTAATCTAGCATAGAAGTTCTACAAATGGTAGAGAAAGACATCCCATTTTATATTCCAGGCGTAAGTTCAAGAAAGTGAATGATAAAAGACTATCAAAATTAAAAGCATATACAAAAACCTGGCCCAGGTTGTGTTTCTCAATCTCTGAGAGCTCAACCAGGTCTTCGGTAGTGACTTGTTCTACTTTAGAACAACAAAGAGGCATAGAGAAACAAACATCCTAGTTTTCATAATGCCCACAACATTACCAATTAGATTTTCAACTTTGATCCACATTTGAACTCATCAGTATGTTGAATCAAAATGACAAAAGCAGTTATAGTTATAAGCTTCCATATTTGTTTCTGAGTTCTTTGAACCCAATTATATCAAACTGAACTCAGCTACGCTACCCTAAAACAATCCACTTAACGTATACACAGATAGAAACAATCACAAATTATGTCTGCTTGCCACATATGTTATAGGGATTTAGTTGTAGGTATGTGTTACATATGTAATCATTCAAATTCACAAACTAAGATACAAGAACTTGGCTAAAAGGAACTTACCAATGGGTATAGATACTTGGACAATggttaaaaatcaaatatttatatgtgCTTACTTAGATCTATATCTACTTTATTCTTAATGAATCCATAATATCACCCTTCAAAAGTAACAAATTTACGCTAATGAATTATCATGATGTTAGATTGGGAAGTTTGAATCAATTTTGTTGCACTTCGCTCAGAATACTAGGTGTTGAGCTGTCTAGTTAGCTCATGGGGGTTGAAGGGGCCAACAACACCctttggagatttttttttttattttttttatttttatgtgatGATAGACTAGTTTTcccctattatatatttaaccttttttatgtttaggtttttatatatatttttttaaagctcAACTACAATTGAGAGGGTTTTTTCGAGAGCTTTACCATTATGATTCTTCTTATTCGTTTTGATAAGTGGATTGTTAAGTGTTGGTGTGTCGAATCACattaaaaatcttatcttttttttctctttattttctaattgtGTGTGAACATGATTTAATTAACACAAGAAACCTGATTTTTATCACCCCACCTACCCATAAAAACcaaattcttttatctttaaatatgCTCATAAAAGcccaatttttttctcttatcctTGAATATCCTCAACAAAACCCGATTCCTTTCTTTTAGTCCTAATTCATACCTTAAGGACTCAAGTTTTAAAagattttgcttttaaaaattactcACCAATTAGCCTGTcccaagttaaaaaaaaataatacatccCACCAGATTCCTACAACAATATTGGATTTTTGATAAGAGTacgacaattttaaaaaataattcctaaattactgtattaggaaaaataattccaaGTCTACCATAGTTTTGtccaaataagaaagagaaaataaattgtaagtgaaaaattatttcttcaaaagacgatttatgaaattttaaaaaaattataaaataatcatcTTTCCAAGATacgatttctaaaattccattttttatacgtgaaatcgtctctttaaagagacttttaaaaaaaattaaaagaatgagaaatcatcttttgaagagacgatttctacagcacaaaagtgagaaattctcacttaaaaaaaaaaaaaccttcaaaaatccaattttttatattctttattctatttatacaataatacaattattataaatatatattataaaattaattaattttatttgctaaatttaatatataattaatatactaaatttaatataggataaataagatttatatattaattttttctttcactttggaattttttttaaaaaaactattatcaattttatgtgaaaaatgagtttttttaaaaaatattattaatttattaaaaaaaaacgtcaaaaattgtctcttcaagagacaatttttttttttttaactttaaaaatccatttttccattccacttatacaataatacaattattaaaaatatatattataaaattaattaattttatttactaaatttaatttataaatagtatactaaatttaatataagataaataatatttatctattatttttttctttcactttggaattaaaaaaaataaaaaaacaaccatCAACTTTATGtgaaaaaagagttttaaaaaaattgttattaatttattaaataattatttacaaaataaataattttgttttgtttaatttttaaattaattttattatataaattttaagattaaaaatattaatcttaagttaaaatttcactgtaaagtgaataaaatataaaaaaaataagttaaataattttaattgttcttaatcttcatttttttaaaaaattatttcaattaattacacctaataaaattaatttagtttgatattgttttttatttataagataaataatatttatctatttttttgtttatgtgaaaaattattttataaaaaacaaatttgttattaatttattaaataattatttataaaataaataatcttattttgttttaatttttaaattaattttattatataaattttaaaattaaaaatattaatctttaatttcaaatttcactataaaaggaataaaaaataaaaaataaattaaaaaaaaaaatcatgattataaaaaaccaataacATTGTTTATGTAAAtgctaaaaaaccaaaaaacaacccaacaattaataaaatatcaactatgatagaaatttaattattatcatgaatgcaaaaaaaaccaataacctTGTTCATATGAACCATCaacaaaaaaatgtatatatatatatatatatcaaccaaTAACTTGTATTAATATGTTCAATCTCTAaacaatcaaacatatttaaatacTAAATGATCAAAGATCAACTactattatgaataaaaaaactaatactttgttcatatatataaactaataaaCCAACAAATATCCTAACAACTAACAAAATAATAACGATGAATACCAACAAagctaaaatattaaaattcaacattACTAGATGACAACTTCAATATTAGCAGACGATAAATTAACATACGTCACTAATAAACTAACAACCAATAAAAGTTAGCATGCATCATCAATACAAATAAACCAACAAGAAACAAAAGAGTAACATGTACTATCAATTTATGTTCAATAAAAGATGCAAAAGTCATCAATGGGTGCCACATGAAGGAAGCTTCCTTCTTTGTTGTGGGCGTTGGTGACATTTTTCCAACTCCAATTGATCTGAGGGACCATCTAATGTTGCTCCATTTCCTTATCCTCGTCCTTGACCTCAGCTTCTTTCTCGTCCACGTCCTTGATCTTGAACCTGATCCTCTTCTTGTTGTTCAACAAGTAGTGTAGGAAATTATTGCATTTGTGTCGCCACATCATCTCTAAATGGATTGTCCTAATGATTGTGGTGACAAAGCAATGAGTGGTATTGTAGGTGGAGTAAATGACATCTCGATACTAGACGACATAGGTATATGAAAAGAAGGCCCATCAATATAATAATGTAATAGCTCCTAAATGAATGATGTCCCAACATCTTCCTGTATCACCCCCTCATCAATGGATGGAACTGATGGATGAGGTAGTGACTGGTTAAGTGGTGTAGAAAAAGTGAAGGCATTATGTTGTAGAGGCGATGATGATGGAAAATCTAGCAATGCATCATTAATAGGGAGGTGTGGATCATAAAAAATATGGCCTCCACGTGTTCGTACACCTCCACTTCTGGTTCGTACCCCATCACCTCTGGTCTGTACCCCACCACTTCTGGTCCATACGCTACCACCTCTAGTGCGTACACCACCACCTCTAGTCCACACCTCACCACCTCTAGTTCGTACCCCACCATCTCTCATTACTACCTTCTTATCTGATGATTGTCTCTCTGTATCAATGACATAAGGGGGAATAAGCAACCTATAAGCCTTGTGTATAGCCTCTAAAGTGGTTGCACATAATTGATGAATTTCATCACGATGACCTATATTCGGAGTATCTGGACCAGTCCATAGATGTATCTATTGCAAACTATGATTATGTaagaattaagaataaaaaattaaatgtttttctaattagaagaaaatatagtaataaataaaaagacattgTAATTACTACTATCTCCCATGAAGATCCATGTGGAGTAAGAAAAAGATGAGTGATAGAACGACACCACACCATATATGGGTGGTTATACCCGTAAGAAGTAGATGTTGCCTCAGCTCTAGCAAAATGATCATACCTAGCCTCCCACCTTTGAATATAGTGGTGATGAATACTCATCCAATCCAAATCGTGTCGACCCCTCAAATCATATTTATGTAATCCTAACTCTATATTGCATTGCTCAGGAATATGCTGTAGTAGCCCAAACTGCCTCAAAACATGATCAGGTCTATGCCACTCCACTATGTAGAAATAGATATAGGGTGAAATAGTCAACTACAAGTTAGAGACAATAGTACGGTAATCTAGGAGTCCAAAGATGACATCATTAGTATATGACTCCCATATAATCtgtaattaaatttgaaatatgactcacattatttaataatattttgattacaaattgtttaaaaaattattcaaaataatgaatttctcACTTGCTTTAGCATAAGTTGATCAAGTAGATACTTATATTGGGGTAACACATGCATAAACATTGAAGTAGTACAAAACTCATCTCTCCAACTACAAAaggaatatatattaaaattttttataattgtttatttatgtatatatgtgtTTACATTTGTTATAACTAAGGTTGAATACATACCGCATGTCTAAAGGTGGTTGTGGTAGTACTCCATCATGTAGGGCCGAATGTAAGCGCATAGGTGCTATAAAGGGAAATTTATCCCATATCCATAACTGTAACAAAATGAGAGGACCCGATACATCATGTGCATTAATACGAGATGCTTGACACATTTCTCGATATAGCCAAGCTAGGCAAGCACTACCCCAACTATAAGTACCAGTAACTCCAAAATCCTTAAGTAATGgtaaaaacattaaatgtaCCATATTGCTTGATTTATCCGCAAAAAGAAAACCTCCAATCAATTGTAAGATGAATGCCCTAGCATAGCATCGCATGGACTCTACAATAGCATCAGGTGCCAATGAAGGAAAATGTTCTATCAACTAAGTCAAACGAAGTCTTTGTCTagatatatatttatctttaggCACCATTCCTAATAATGTAGCACACACCTCTCTCAAATCCAAGCATGTGCTACCGTTAACTGCAACACCATCAATCGATAAGCCTAAAATAATGCTAACATCCTGAAGTGTGATGGTACACTCTCCTTGAGGTACATGGAAAGTGTGGGTCTCAGGGCGCCATCTCTCTATAAATGTTGTAATAAAGTGTCAATCCAATGAAATGAAACCTAATCGGGCAACACCATAGAATCCAAATTGTTGCAAATATGGAATGATGTGTGCATCTAAAACACTATTACGATATAAACTAGTTTCACAACGTCGACAATGGAGCTCTCCAGGATCATTT from Vitis riparia cultivar Riparia Gloire de Montpellier isolate 1030 chromosome 8, EGFV_Vit.rip_1.0, whole genome shotgun sequence includes the following:
- the LOC117920974 gene encoding pentatricopeptide repeat-containing protein At5g06540; the protein is MSSSSIGSSVFKTLRLKNPKLFSLETCSNLTHLKIIHAHMIRTHIICDVFAASRLIAFCVDPSSGTSLIDYASRIFSQIQNPNLFIFNAMIRGHSGSKNPDQAFHFYVQLQRQGLLPDNLTFPFLVKSCTKLHCISMGSQAHGHIIKHGFEKDVYVQNSLVHMYATFGDTEAATLIFQRMYYVDVVSWTSMIRGFNKCGDVESARKLFDQMPEKNLVTWSTMISGYAQNKHFDKAVELFKVLQSQGVRANETVMVSVISSCAHLGALELGERAHDYVVKNGMTLNLILGTALVDMYARCGSIDKAVRVFEDLPERDTLSWTALIAGLAMHGYSERSLKYFATMVEAGLTPRDITFTAVLSACSHGGLVERGFQIFECMKRDYRVEPRLEHYGCMVDLLGRAGKLEEAENFVLKMPVKPNAPVWGALLGACRIHKNAEIGERVGKILVQLLPQHSGYYVLLSNIYANAKEWEKVTEMRQMMKAKGLKKPPGHSLIELDGRVHKFTIGDSSHPEIDKIERMWEEILMRIRAAGYRGNTADALFDIDEEEKESALHRHSEKLAIAFGMMRSEAGTPIRIVKNLRVCEDCHTATKLISKVFGRELIVRDRNRFHHFRQGLCSCMDYW